One Elgaria multicarinata webbii isolate HBS135686 ecotype San Diego chromosome 6, rElgMul1.1.pri, whole genome shotgun sequence DNA segment encodes these proteins:
- the EGFLAM gene encoding pikachurin — protein sequence MEAIEIPQFIGRSYLTYDSPDILKRVSGSRTNVFMRFKTTLMDGLLLWRGDSPMRPNSDFISLGLQDGALVFSYNLGSGIASILVNGSFNDGRWHRVKAVRDGPSGKVTVDDYGARTGKSPGMMRQLNINGDLYVGGMKEIALHTNRQYMRGLVGCISHFTLSTDYHISLVEDAADGKNINTCGAK from the exons ATGGAAGCCATTGAAATCCCACAGTTCATCGGCCGAAGCTACCTCACATACGATAGCCCAGATATACTTAAAAG AGTGTCAGGATCGAGAACAAATGTATTTATGAGGTTCAAGACTACACTGATGGATGGTCTCTTGCTGTGGAGGGGAGACAGCCCCATGAGACCCAACAGCGACTTCATCTCCCTAGGTCTCCAAGATGGCGCCTTGGTCTTCAG CTATAATCTGGGCAGTGGCATTGCTTCTATACTAGTGAATGGCTCTTTTAATGATGGCAGGTGGCATAGAGTGAAGGCAGTTCG GGATGGACCGTCTGGGAAAGTAACAGTGGATGATTATGGTGCTAGAACTGGCAAATCACCAGGAATGATGAGACAATTGAACATCAATGGGGACCTATATGTTG GTGGAATGAAGGAGATAGCGCTGCACACAAACAGACAATATATGAGGGGACTGGTGGGTTGCATTTCCCACTTCACGCTTTCCACAGATTATCATATTTCACTGGTTGAAGATGCAGCTGATGGGAAGAACATTAACACCTGTGGGGCAAAATAA